Below is a window of Desmonostoc muscorum LEGE 12446 DNA.
ATACTCCAGCAACGACGACACCACCGCCAATAGTGAGAGTAGCGCCTCCCACTGCCCAAAGCATTGGTGAAGACCACCAAGGATTTTGCGGTTGGAATGCTGCTGTTTTTTGTTGGTTATTCTGCTGGGCTAATTGCCACTGCTGCTGAGTATTGAAATTTTGGACTTGACCCTGGAGTTGTTGGTTGAACAACTTCAGCTGTTCATTGTCCTTTTTTAAACTCTCCATCTGCATGTTCAGCTTTTCCATTTCTAGACGCTGGTCAGAATTTGGAGGCGTTGGCTGGGTATTAGGATAAATTGGTTGTTGCCCATAATACCCAGGAGGATATTGCACTTGTGGCGGCATAACCTGGGGCTGTACTACACCGGGTATTTGCGGAGCAACAGCGAAGTTAGGTTGTAGGGGGGTATTTGTCCCTTTGAGCAATACCAGAGCCGCCAGTCCAGCCACAGCGACCCCACCGATAAATGCCATACTCTCACTCATCGCCTTTGCCCCTCAACTGCAACATAACTATAACTATCTCTGACTGATTCACTCTCACACTCATAATTTTTGACCACTTCACATAATACTCAGACTATAAGCGA
It encodes the following:
- a CDS encoding bZIP transcription factor, with product MSESMAFIGGVAVAGLAALVLLKGTNTPLQPNFAVAPQIPGVVQPQVMPPQVQYPPGYYGQQPIYPNTQPTPPNSDQRLEMEKLNMQMESLKKDNEQLKLFNQQLQGQVQNFNTQQQWQLAQQNNQQKTAAFQPQNPWWSSPMLWAVGGATLTIGGGVVVAGVLALFSPRQRPSRTVQVIHPYQGATPPLVPVRRAEFLPASRVEARRVEAPEYDEMH